The Amycolatopsis sp. DG1A-15b genome window below encodes:
- a CDS encoding class F sortase produces MTVRRAGAALALVLALAGCGTAEPPKAAAPAPAPVPVTVPFKGLRPTSVKIPKIGAESSLLAVAVKPDGSISVPSVRTPMQAAWYKLSPVPGDVGPAVVLGHVDGDKKPGIFFKLKDLVPGDEVDIDRSDGRKLKFVVDRVTQVPKDTFPKDAVYGNSDKPELRLITCGGAFDHAEHSYQDNIVVYANLADA; encoded by the coding sequence GTGACGGTCCGCCGGGCGGGCGCGGCGCTCGCCCTGGTGCTGGCCCTGGCCGGGTGCGGCACCGCCGAGCCGCCGAAGGCCGCGGCGCCCGCTCCCGCGCCGGTGCCGGTGACCGTGCCGTTCAAGGGACTTCGCCCGACGTCGGTGAAGATCCCGAAGATCGGTGCGGAGTCCAGCCTGCTGGCCGTCGCCGTGAAGCCCGACGGTTCGATCTCCGTCCCGTCGGTGCGCACCCCGATGCAGGCGGCCTGGTACAAGCTTTCGCCGGTCCCCGGCGACGTCGGCCCGGCGGTCGTGCTCGGCCACGTCGACGGCGACAAGAAACCGGGCATCTTCTTCAAGCTCAAGGACCTCGTGCCCGGCGACGAAGTCGACATCGACCGCAGCGACGGCCGGAAGCTGAAGTTCGTCGTCGACCGGGTCACCCAGGTCCCGAAGGACACGTTCCCGAAGGACGCCGTCTACGGCAACAGCGACAAACCGGAACTGCGGCTGATCACCTGCGGTGGCGCGTTCGACCACGCCGAGCACAGCTATCAGGACAACATCGTCGTCTACGCGAACCTAGCCGACGCCTGA
- a CDS encoding patatin-like phospholipase family protein, whose translation MDAAKRDGVGLALSGGGYRAMLFHAGALWRLNELGWLPKLTTVSSVSGGSIAAGVLAHAWPKLYFGDDGVAENFGKEVVQPLRKLARTNLDVPVTLKAMCIPWRSAGEELARRYAKHLFGDCCLADLDPAGPHFVFTATSLQDGSLWWFFRQPGPHGRISLATAVAASSAFPPMLSPVVIPDPHQAGRKIVLSDAGVYDNLGLDPIENQRATVLVSDAGKKMKHEDRPRHNWPMQLLRVLTVMDNQVRELRTGSLLKSYEDKAYAGTYWATYSDIEHFELPDALPAPLEQTRKLAETKTRLTRMSETTQDQLINWGYAVCDAGMRRWVCPGTGLKPEFPYPGSGVG comes from the coding sequence GTGGACGCGGCGAAACGAGACGGGGTCGGGCTCGCGCTGTCCGGCGGTGGTTACCGGGCGATGCTCTTCCACGCCGGGGCGCTCTGGCGGCTCAACGAACTCGGCTGGCTGCCGAAGCTGACCACCGTCTCCAGCGTGTCGGGCGGGTCGATCGCGGCCGGTGTGCTCGCGCACGCGTGGCCCAAGCTGTACTTCGGCGACGACGGCGTCGCCGAGAACTTCGGCAAGGAAGTCGTGCAGCCGCTGCGGAAACTCGCGCGCACGAACCTCGACGTCCCGGTGACGTTGAAGGCGATGTGCATCCCGTGGCGCAGTGCCGGCGAGGAACTCGCGCGCCGCTACGCGAAGCACCTCTTCGGCGACTGCTGCCTCGCGGACCTCGACCCGGCCGGCCCGCACTTCGTGTTCACCGCGACCAGCCTGCAGGACGGCTCGCTGTGGTGGTTCTTCCGGCAGCCGGGCCCGCACGGGCGGATTTCCCTGGCCACCGCGGTCGCCGCGTCGTCGGCGTTCCCGCCGATGCTCTCGCCGGTGGTGATCCCCGATCCGCACCAGGCCGGCCGCAAGATCGTGCTCAGCGACGCGGGCGTGTACGACAACCTCGGCCTCGACCCGATCGAGAACCAGCGGGCGACCGTCCTGGTCAGCGACGCGGGCAAGAAGATGAAGCACGAGGACCGGCCGAGGCACAACTGGCCGATGCAGCTGCTGCGCGTGCTGACCGTGATGGACAACCAGGTCCGCGAACTGCGCACGGGTTCGCTGCTCAAGTCCTATGAGGACAAGGCGTACGCCGGGACGTACTGGGCGACCTACAGCGACATCGAACACTTCGAACTGCCGGACGCCCTGCCGGCCCCGCTCGAGCAGACCCGGAAACTCGCCGAGACCAAGACCCGGCTGACCAGGATGTCCGAGACGACGCAGGACCAGCTGATCAACTGGGGTTATGCGGTCTGCGACGCGGGCATGCGGCGCTGGGTCTGCCCCGGGACCGGGCTCAAGCCGGAATTCCCGTACCCGGGCTCAGGCGTCGGCTAG
- a CDS encoding FadR/GntR family transcriptional regulator: protein MRFEPVAPVRAYERVVEQIEQAVVSGALKPGERLPSERELMTQFGVGRSTVREALRVLQAAEMIRSRPGDPRGPEVLAASPAALHRSMHRLARADHVGLAELLQFRMILDGSAHLLAAGLRTEEDLTGLDAALESMREGVSRGYAEFSRADVAFHEVIARISRNPLLVVSEEVVRGVVLELIEDKLEHASNRTSLMRTWLAHHAEVLDAIRAADGAGAAQLAKQALYDNYAEYVPAGQRPLLAPLLRS from the coding sequence ATGCGGTTCGAACCGGTGGCTCCGGTCCGCGCGTACGAGCGGGTCGTCGAGCAGATCGAGCAGGCCGTGGTCAGCGGCGCGCTCAAGCCGGGGGAACGGCTGCCGAGCGAGCGGGAGCTGATGACGCAGTTCGGCGTCGGCCGCTCGACGGTCCGCGAAGCCCTGCGCGTGCTGCAGGCGGCCGAAATGATCCGCTCGCGGCCCGGCGACCCGCGCGGACCCGAGGTGCTGGCCGCTTCGCCCGCCGCGTTGCACCGGTCGATGCACCGGCTCGCGCGCGCCGACCACGTCGGGCTCGCCGAACTGCTGCAGTTCCGGATGATCCTCGACGGCTCGGCGCACCTGCTCGCGGCCGGGCTCCGGACCGAAGAGGACCTGACCGGCCTCGACGCGGCCCTGGAATCGATGCGCGAAGGCGTCTCGCGCGGCTATGCCGAGTTCAGCCGCGCCGACGTCGCCTTCCACGAGGTGATCGCGCGCATCTCCCGCAATCCGCTGCTGGTGGTCAGCGAAGAAGTCGTCCGCGGGGTCGTGCTGGAACTGATCGAGGACAAGCTCGAGCACGCCAGCAACCGGACGTCGCTGATGCGCACCTGGCTCGCCCACCACGCCGAGGTGCTCGACGCGATCCGCGCGGCCGACGGCGCCGGCGCAGCACAGCTGGCCAAACAGGCGTTGTACGACAACTACGCCGAATACGTCCCCGCCGGGCAACGGCCGCTGCTCGCGCCGCTGCTGCGGTCCTAG
- a CDS encoding ABC transporter substrate-binding protein: MKARLHALAAVLLLVVSGCSAGSSASVSAGPDTLSVGFTAEPANFDFTRTDGAAIPQALLYNVYEGLVKLDAQGRVVPLLAKSWTISPDRRTYDFQLQQGVKFSSGAPFTAEDVKFSLLRVKTDWTISIKANMDVIDHVDVVAPDHARVVLSKPSNGWLFSLTSRLGAMFSPTGVADLANKPIGTGPYAVAARKRGDSVVLKANPAYWGRKPAYGTVVLKYIKDPTALNNALFSNGIDVISAITAPDSIPQFQADDRFQVVQGTTNSEVTLAMNNARPPLNDVRVRQALTYAIDRKALLDTAWAGRGTLIGSMVPPTDPWYEDLANVHPFDPARAKALLSEAGAANLNLRLRIPNLPYAVSAAQVVQSQLADVGVRTAIEPLDFPAVWLKQVFTDHDYDLSIIQHVEARDITTFGKPKYYWGYDSKRVQQLLAEADSGTPEQQVADMKQVARQLNTDAAADWLFLFPNVIVAKTKVDGFVQNQVSESFDLTGLAPR, from the coding sequence ATGAAAGCCCGACTTCACGCGCTCGCAGCGGTGCTGCTGCTCGTGGTGTCCGGTTGCTCGGCCGGCTCGTCGGCCAGCGTTTCGGCTGGTCCCGACACGCTTTCCGTCGGCTTCACCGCGGAGCCGGCGAACTTCGACTTCACCCGCACCGACGGCGCCGCCATTCCGCAGGCGCTGCTCTACAACGTCTACGAAGGCTTGGTGAAGCTCGACGCGCAGGGCCGCGTGGTGCCGCTGCTCGCGAAGTCGTGGACGATCAGCCCGGACCGGCGCACCTACGACTTCCAGCTCCAGCAGGGCGTCAAGTTCAGCAGCGGCGCACCCTTCACCGCCGAGGACGTCAAGTTCTCGCTCCTGCGGGTGAAGACCGACTGGACGATCTCGATCAAGGCGAACATGGACGTCATCGACCACGTCGACGTCGTGGCGCCGGACCACGCGCGGGTCGTGCTCTCGAAGCCGTCCAACGGCTGGCTGTTCAGCCTCACCAGCCGGCTCGGCGCGATGTTCAGCCCCACCGGCGTGGCCGACCTGGCGAACAAGCCCATCGGCACCGGGCCGTACGCCGTGGCGGCGCGCAAGCGCGGCGACTCCGTGGTGCTGAAGGCGAATCCGGCCTACTGGGGCCGGAAACCGGCGTACGGCACGGTCGTCCTCAAGTACATCAAGGACCCGACCGCGCTGAACAACGCGTTGTTCAGCAACGGCATCGACGTCATCTCCGCGATCACCGCGCCCGACTCGATCCCGCAGTTCCAGGCCGACGACCGGTTCCAGGTCGTCCAGGGCACGACGAACTCCGAAGTCACGCTGGCCATGAACAACGCCCGGCCGCCGCTGAACGACGTCCGCGTGCGCCAGGCCCTGACGTACGCGATCGACCGGAAGGCGCTGCTCGACACGGCGTGGGCGGGCCGCGGCACCTTGATCGGCAGCATGGTCCCGCCGACCGACCCCTGGTACGAGGACCTGGCGAACGTCCATCCGTTCGATCCCGCGCGCGCCAAGGCGTTGCTGTCCGAAGCCGGCGCGGCGAACCTGAACCTCCGGCTGCGGATCCCGAACCTGCCGTACGCGGTGTCGGCGGCGCAGGTCGTCCAATCGCAGCTCGCCGATGTCGGGGTGCGGACCGCGATCGAACCCCTCGACTTCCCGGCGGTGTGGCTCAAGCAGGTGTTCACCGACCACGACTACGACCTGTCGATCATCCAGCACGTCGAAGCGCGCGACATCACGACGTTCGGGAAGCCGAAGTACTACTGGGGCTACGACAGCAAGCGCGTCCAGCAGCTGCTCGCCGAGGCCGACAGCGGTACACCCGAGCAGCAGGTGGCGGACATGAAGCAGGTGGCGCGGCAGCTGAACACCGACGCGGCCGCGGACTGGCTGTTCCTGTTCCCGAACGTCATCGTCGCGAAGACCAAGGTCGACGGGTTCGTCCAGAACCAGGTCAGCGAGTCCTTCGACCTCACCGGGCTGGCGCCGCGATGA
- a CDS encoding ABC transporter permease, protein MTARVLRRVAIFVVSVLVASIVVFLFMAVLPGDPAQVALGVNATPELLAKTRAEFGIDRPLVTQYFDWIGGVLHGDFGRSYVTRDAIGPQLLDRFGVTLWLVGAGMLVALVIAVPAGTFAAVKHRKAAGASVSGLSQIGVAIPAFLAGIILVQIFAVQLRWLPSGGWTPPDRNFGEFFRGLILPALSLGLVQGAVLTRYVRSAVLDTLGQDYLRTARSKGLRPGQALVRHGLRNASVPVVTVLGLQLATLLIGAVVVERVFVLPGLGSMLLDAVGSRDLLTVQGIVLVLVAGVLLVNFVVDVLYTVLDPRLRGS, encoded by the coding sequence ATGACGGCCAGGGTGCTGCGCCGGGTGGCGATCTTCGTGGTCAGCGTGCTGGTCGCGTCGATCGTGGTGTTCCTGTTCATGGCCGTGCTGCCGGGCGACCCGGCGCAGGTCGCGCTCGGCGTCAACGCGACGCCGGAGCTGCTCGCCAAGACCCGCGCGGAGTTCGGCATCGACCGGCCGCTGGTCACGCAGTACTTCGACTGGATCGGGGGCGTGCTGCACGGCGACTTCGGCCGTTCGTACGTGACGCGGGACGCGATCGGCCCGCAGCTGCTCGACCGCTTCGGCGTGACGCTGTGGCTGGTCGGCGCGGGCATGCTGGTGGCGCTGGTGATCGCCGTGCCGGCCGGGACGTTCGCCGCGGTCAAGCACCGGAAGGCGGCGGGGGCGAGCGTCTCGGGCCTGTCGCAGATCGGCGTCGCGATCCCCGCGTTCCTCGCCGGGATCATCCTGGTCCAGATCTTCGCCGTGCAGCTGCGCTGGCTGCCGTCCGGTGGGTGGACTCCGCCGGATCGGAACTTCGGCGAGTTCTTCCGCGGCCTGATCCTCCCCGCGCTGTCCTTGGGATTGGTGCAGGGTGCGGTGCTCACCCGCTATGTCCGGTCGGCGGTGCTCGACACGCTCGGCCAGGACTACCTGCGCACCGCGCGGTCCAAGGGCCTGCGGCCCGGACAGGCCTTGGTGCGCCACGGCCTGCGCAACGCGTCGGTGCCCGTGGTCACCGTGCTCGGCCTCCAGCTCGCGACGTTGCTGATCGGCGCGGTCGTCGTCGAGCGCGTGTTCGTGCTGCCGGGTCTGGGCTCGATGCTGCTGGACGCCGTCGGTTCCCGTGACCTGCTGACCGTGCAGGGGATCGTGCTCGTGCTGGTGGCCGGCGTGCTGCTGGTCAACTTCGTCGTCGACGTCCTCTACACCGTGCTCGACCCGAGATTGCGGGGTTCGTGA
- a CDS encoding ABC transporter permease, protein MRNLVVGSVLVGLVVLAALLSFAWTPFDPVKVDAAHRLLGFTGSHWFGTDKFGRDLLSQLMVGARTTLYVGVVAVGIAAVIGTPLGILAGMSPRWLGEFVMRVNDLVLAFPALLLAIMFGAVFGADTLTAMVAIGIATIPSFARIARSGTLQVMSTEFVLAARAGGRSRPNIALRHVLPNISGLLIVQASVSFAIAVLAEAALSFLGFGTRPPTPSWGRMLQESQELLTVQPRLALVPGIAIAVAVLGFNLLGDGLRDRLDPRLAARV, encoded by the coding sequence ATGCGCAATCTGGTTGTCGGCTCGGTGCTCGTGGGCCTGGTGGTGCTGGCCGCGCTGCTGTCGTTCGCGTGGACGCCGTTCGACCCGGTGAAGGTCGACGCGGCCCACCGGCTGCTCGGCTTCACCGGCTCCCACTGGTTCGGCACCGACAAGTTCGGGCGCGACCTGCTGAGCCAGCTCATGGTCGGCGCGCGCACGACGTTGTACGTCGGGGTCGTCGCCGTCGGGATCGCCGCGGTCATCGGCACGCCGCTGGGCATCCTGGCCGGGATGTCCCCGCGGTGGCTCGGCGAATTCGTCATGCGGGTCAACGACCTCGTGCTCGCGTTCCCCGCGCTGCTGCTGGCCATCATGTTCGGTGCGGTGTTCGGGGCGGACACGCTGACCGCGATGGTCGCGATCGGCATCGCCACCATCCCGTCGTTCGCGCGGATCGCCCGCTCCGGCACGCTGCAGGTGATGAGCACCGAATTCGTGCTCGCGGCCCGCGCGGGCGGACGGTCGCGGCCGAACATCGCGCTGCGGCACGTGCTGCCGAACATCTCCGGCCTGCTGATCGTGCAGGCCTCGGTGTCGTTCGCGATCGCCGTGCTCGCCGAAGCGGCGTTGTCGTTCCTCGGTTTCGGCACGCGGCCGCCGACGCCGTCGTGGGGCCGGATGCTGCAGGAATCGCAGGAACTGCTGACCGTGCAGCCGCGGCTGGCGCTGGTGCCGGGCATCGCGATCGCCGTCGCCGTCCTCGGCTTCAACCTCCTCGGCGACGGCCTCCGTGACCGCCTGGATCCCCGATTGGCGGCCCGTGTATGA
- a CDS encoding ABC transporter ATP-binding protein, translated as MTLSVRGLNVSTLVRDVSFEIGAGERVGLIGESGSGKSLTALAIMGLLPEELPASGSVRLHDRELLGMSERDLSRLRGDELAMVFQEPMTALNPAMRVGRQVTEPGRLHGRRHRAEDLLSAVGLPGTARAYPHQLSGGQRQRVVLAMALANEPSLLICDEPTTALDVTVQAQILSLIKTSLPAESALLFITHDLAVVASVCERVLVMLDGEIVEAGSTREVLTQPKHEYTRKLLAASDLEARR; from the coding sequence ATGACGCTCTCGGTGCGCGGCCTCAACGTCTCCACGCTGGTTCGTGACGTCTCCTTCGAGATCGGCGCCGGTGAGCGCGTCGGCCTGATCGGCGAGTCCGGGTCCGGGAAGTCGCTGACGGCGCTGGCGATCATGGGCCTGCTGCCCGAGGAGCTGCCCGCGTCCGGTTCGGTGCGCCTGCACGACCGTGAGCTGCTGGGAATGTCCGAAAGGGACCTGTCGCGGCTGCGCGGCGACGAGCTGGCCATGGTGTTCCAGGAGCCGATGACGGCGTTGAACCCGGCCATGCGCGTCGGCCGCCAGGTCACCGAGCCCGGCCGCCTCCACGGACGCCGTCACCGCGCCGAAGACCTGCTGTCCGCGGTGGGCTTGCCGGGCACCGCCCGCGCGTACCCGCACCAGCTGTCCGGCGGGCAGCGGCAGCGGGTCGTGCTCGCGATGGCGCTGGCGAACGAGCCGTCGCTGCTGATCTGCGACGAGCCGACCACCGCACTCGACGTCACCGTGCAGGCCCAGATCCTTTCGCTGATCAAGACGTCGCTGCCGGCCGAAAGCGCGTTGCTGTTCATCACGCACGACCTCGCCGTCGTGGCTTCGGTGTGCGAGCGCGTGCTGGTGATGCTGGACGGCGAGATCGTCGAAGCGGGCTCGACGCGCGAAGTGCTGACGCAGCCGAAGCACGAGTACACGCGGAAGCTCCTGGCGGCCTCGGACCTGGAGGCCCGGCGATGA
- a CDS encoding ABC transporter ATP-binding protein has protein sequence MTIIEVRDLERRYARRDVHALRGVSFDVEAGQRFGIVGESGSGKSTLVRLLAALDKPTAGTVSFEGTRIDNLPERRLGFLRSELQIVFQDPMGSLDPRMRVRDIVSEPMGRREPDRVAELLAAVGLPADAAQRYPHQFSGGQRQRISIARALAPNPSVLIADEPVSALDVSVRGQILDLLGSLVEQFALTLIFVSHDLGVVRHVCDRVAVMRRGEIVELGDVEQVYGAPRHEYTRELLEAAPNLRAELARLRGGDDA, from the coding sequence ATGACCATCATCGAAGTCCGCGACCTCGAACGCCGCTACGCCCGCCGGGACGTCCACGCCTTGCGCGGCGTCAGCTTCGACGTCGAAGCGGGACAGCGGTTCGGCATCGTCGGCGAGTCCGGCTCCGGGAAGTCCACGCTGGTCCGGCTGCTGGCGGCGCTCGACAAGCCGACCGCGGGCACGGTCTCGTTCGAGGGCACGCGCATCGACAACCTGCCGGAACGCCGCCTCGGCTTCCTGCGCTCGGAACTGCAGATCGTCTTCCAGGACCCGATGGGCTCGCTCGACCCGCGGATGCGCGTGCGCGACATCGTTTCCGAACCCATGGGCCGCCGGGAACCCGACCGCGTCGCCGAACTGCTCGCCGCCGTCGGCCTGCCCGCCGACGCCGCCCAGCGCTACCCGCACCAGTTCTCCGGCGGCCAGCGACAGCGGATTTCGATCGCCCGCGCGCTGGCCCCGAACCCGAGCGTGCTGATCGCCGACGAACCCGTGAGTGCGCTCGACGTCTCCGTGCGCGGCCAGATCCTCGACCTGCTCGGCTCGCTCGTCGAGCAGTTCGCACTGACGCTGATCTTCGTGTCGCACGACCTCGGTGTCGTCCGGCACGTCTGCGACCGGGTCGCGGTGATGCGCCGCGGCGAGATCGTCGAACTCGGCGACGTCGAGCAGGTCTACGGCGCACCCCGGCACGAGTACACGCGGGAACTTCTCGAAGCCGCGCCGAACCTGCGCGCGGAACTGGCCCGGCTGCGCGGAGGTGACGATGCCTGA
- a CDS encoding aldehyde dehydrogenase family protein yields MPEYPDGLPIGDGWVSTVDTEEIVFPYDGSVVGTAPVGTPELATRAVDEAVAVAREVASLPSRVRRSLLNDVAAAIRARREEFENLLVLETGKPLVDCRVEVARTIVTWEAAAEEVSRLHGETVPLDLLPSGDGLVGFWKRKPIGVVVGIAGFNYPLLLASHKIAPAIAVGCPVIVKPAPQTPLATLRLVHLVRSLASVPAMVQLVTGDAAVGAALTTDRRIGAVSFTGSAAVGHRIARDAAPTKTLLELGSNAALVVAPDADLDAAVDAVLRGGFYASGQACISVQRVLVVAPVAGEFTERLLARLGEVVIGDPRDEKTRVSALIDPASTARVAAWIEKAGGRRVGGGVDGTVLRPTVLLDVPDGVEAWDEEIFGPVVCVRTVSDVDEAFAAVNASRYGLHASVYTKSLNTAFRALDELEVGGVVVNEVPGFRSDTMPYGGVKDSGVGREGPRFAVEELTVTRMAVLRP; encoded by the coding sequence ATGCCTGAGTACCCGGACGGCCTGCCGATCGGCGATGGCTGGGTGTCCACTGTGGATACCGAGGAAATCGTTTTCCCTTACGACGGGAGCGTCGTCGGGACCGCGCCCGTCGGTACGCCTGAGCTGGCGACTCGCGCAGTGGACGAAGCTGTCGCTGTCGCGCGCGAAGTGGCTTCGCTGCCTTCGCGGGTCCGGCGGTCCCTGCTCAACGACGTCGCCGCGGCGATCCGGGCTCGCCGCGAGGAGTTCGAGAACCTCCTCGTGCTGGAGACCGGCAAGCCGCTGGTCGACTGCCGGGTGGAGGTCGCGCGCACGATCGTCACCTGGGAAGCCGCCGCCGAAGAGGTGTCCCGGCTGCACGGCGAAACCGTGCCGCTGGACCTCCTGCCCTCGGGCGACGGGCTGGTCGGGTTCTGGAAGCGCAAGCCGATCGGCGTCGTCGTCGGCATCGCGGGCTTCAACTACCCGCTGCTGCTCGCGTCGCACAAGATCGCGCCCGCGATCGCCGTCGGCTGCCCGGTGATCGTCAAGCCCGCGCCCCAGACGCCGCTGGCCACGCTCCGGCTGGTCCACCTCGTGCGTTCGCTCGCGTCCGTGCCCGCCATGGTCCAGCTGGTCACCGGGGACGCGGCCGTGGGCGCCGCGCTGACCACCGACCGCCGCATCGGCGCGGTCTCGTTCACCGGCTCGGCCGCGGTCGGCCACCGCATCGCGCGGGACGCGGCGCCGACGAAGACGCTGCTGGAGCTGGGTTCGAACGCGGCGCTCGTGGTCGCGCCCGACGCCGACCTCGACGCGGCCGTGGACGCCGTGTTGCGCGGCGGGTTCTACGCGTCCGGCCAGGCCTGCATCTCGGTGCAGCGCGTGCTGGTCGTCGCGCCGGTCGCCGGGGAATTCACCGAACGGCTGCTCGCGCGGCTGGGCGAGGTCGTCATCGGCGACCCGCGGGACGAGAAGACACGGGTGTCCGCGCTGATCGACCCGGCTTCCACCGCCCGCGTCGCCGCCTGGATCGAGAAGGCCGGCGGCCGCCGGGTCGGCGGGGGTGTCGACGGCACGGTGCTGCGGCCGACCGTCCTCCTCGACGTCCCGGACGGCGTCGAAGCCTGGGACGAGGAGATCTTCGGCCCGGTCGTCTGCGTGCGCACGGTGTCCGATGTGGACGAGGCCTTCGCCGCGGTGAACGCCTCCCGCTACGGGCTCCACGCCAGCGTCTACACCAAGTCCCTGAACACGGCGTTCCGCGCGCTGGACGAGCTCGAAGTGGGCGGCGTCGTGGTGAACGAGGTGCCCGGCTTCCGCTCCGACACCATGCCCTACGGCGGCGTGAAGGACTCCGGCGTCGGTCGCGAAGGGCCGCGGTTCGCCGTCGAGGAACTGACCGTGACGAGGATGGCGGTGCTGCGCCCGTGA
- a CDS encoding SDR family oxidoreductase, with product MNYSTLFRLDGRRAVVLGAGGIGREAARALAAHGADVVCADRDLEAAREAGVGEPYELDLLRPGAIDQAASDLGPQDVVVLTAATNVRKRLLDYTREEFDRVIALNLGVTFEVVRVFGADMVARGRGSIIGFSSIRGTTVEPGQGPYAATKAGLVQLFRTAAAEFGPAGVRVNAIAPGVVETPLTAQIKANPEWYDAYAAKSALGRWARPDELAGAVVYLASDASSFVTGSVLAVDGGWTAVDGRFDPPAS from the coding sequence GTGAACTACTCGACGTTGTTCCGGCTCGACGGACGGCGGGCCGTCGTCCTCGGCGCGGGCGGCATCGGCCGCGAAGCCGCGCGGGCGCTGGCCGCGCACGGCGCCGACGTCGTGTGCGCGGACCGCGACCTCGAAGCCGCGCGCGAGGCGGGCGTGGGGGAGCCGTACGAGCTCGACCTGCTCCGGCCGGGCGCCATCGACCAGGCCGCCTCCGATCTAGGACCGCAGGACGTCGTGGTGCTGACCGCCGCGACGAACGTCCGCAAACGCCTGCTCGACTACACGCGTGAGGAGTTCGACCGCGTCATCGCGCTGAACCTCGGCGTGACGTTCGAGGTCGTCCGCGTCTTCGGCGCCGACATGGTCGCGCGCGGGCGGGGCAGCATCATCGGCTTCTCGTCGATCCGCGGCACGACCGTCGAGCCCGGCCAAGGCCCTTACGCGGCGACGAAAGCGGGCCTGGTCCAGCTGTTCCGGACGGCGGCGGCCGAGTTCGGCCCGGCCGGTGTCCGGGTGAACGCGATCGCGCCCGGCGTCGTGGAAACTCCGCTGACCGCGCAGATCAAGGCGAACCCCGAGTGGTACGACGCGTATGCGGCGAAGAGCGCGCTGGGCCGCTGGGCGCGTCCGGACGAGCTCGCCGGCGCCGTCGTGTACCTCGCTTCGGATGCTTCGTCGTTCGTGACGGGCTCGGTGCTGGCCGTCGACGGTGGCTGGACCGCCGTCGACGGCCGCTTCGACCCGCCTGCCTCGTGA
- a CDS encoding amidase, with the protein MTELPDLTAVELVAQYRAKTLSPVEVTEAVLARIEAREPELHALYAYDPSGARDEAKASEARWASGEPLGPIDGVPLTLKENIATRGTPVPLGTAATALVPAAEDGPAAARVRESGAVLLAKTTMPDYGMLTSGLSSFHTTARNPWQPSATPGGSSAGAGAAAAAGYGPLHVGTDIGGSIRLPAGWCGLTGLKPSFGRVPVDPPFLGRVAGPMTRTVADTALLMSVLSRPDPRDHLCLPPSELDWSSLDLQVGGLRVGLQLESGPGLPVDPAIRDAVTAAARAFEAAGAVVEPVEPFLTREMLDGLDVFWRTRAWSDLAALPPDRRAKVLPYIADWAAGGAEASGVAVYRGFAQIDVMSVAALRATSAFDVVLSPVCPVAAPPAEWASPTNDPARPFEHIAFTVPYNMSGQPAVSLNCGYTDDGRPIGLQIAGRRFDDLGVLRAAAAYERLRPPQRPWPIG; encoded by the coding sequence ATGACCGAGCTGCCTGACCTGACCGCCGTCGAGCTCGTCGCGCAGTACCGCGCGAAGACGCTCTCGCCGGTCGAGGTGACCGAAGCCGTTCTCGCGCGCATCGAAGCGCGAGAGCCTGAGCTGCACGCGTTGTACGCGTACGACCCTTCAGGCGCTCGCGACGAAGCGAAGGCGTCCGAAGCGCGCTGGGCGTCCGGTGAACCGCTGGGCCCGATCGACGGCGTTCCGCTGACGCTCAAGGAGAACATCGCGACCCGCGGCACGCCGGTGCCGCTGGGCACGGCGGCGACCGCGCTCGTTCCGGCCGCCGAGGACGGCCCGGCGGCCGCGCGGGTCCGGGAATCCGGTGCCGTCCTGCTGGCCAAGACGACCATGCCGGACTACGGGATGCTGACGTCCGGGCTGTCGAGCTTCCACACCACGGCCCGCAACCCGTGGCAGCCCTCGGCCACCCCCGGCGGGTCCAGCGCGGGCGCGGGCGCCGCGGCCGCCGCGGGGTACGGCCCGCTGCACGTCGGCACCGACATCGGCGGCTCGATCCGGCTGCCCGCGGGCTGGTGCGGCCTGACCGGGCTGAAGCCGAGCTTCGGCCGGGTCCCGGTCGACCCGCCGTTCCTGGGCCGCGTCGCCGGCCCGATGACCCGCACGGTCGCCGACACGGCGTTGCTGATGAGCGTGCTCTCGCGCCCGGACCCGCGTGACCACCTGTGCCTGCCGCCGTCGGAGCTCGACTGGTCTTCACTGGATCTCCAGGTGGGCGGCCTGCGCGTCGGCCTGCAGCTCGAGTCCGGCCCCGGCCTCCCGGTGGACCCGGCGATCCGTGACGCCGTCACCGCGGCGGCCCGGGCCTTCGAAGCCGCGGGCGCCGTCGTCGAGCCGGTCGAGCCGTTCCTCACCCGCGAAATGCTCGACGGCCTCGACGTCTTCTGGCGCACGCGGGCCTGGTCGGACCTGGCCGCCCTGCCGCCGGACCGCCGCGCGAAGGTCCTGCCGTACATCGCCGACTGGGCGGCGGGTGGTGCGGAAGCGTCCGGGGTGGCCGTCTACCGCGGCTTCGCCCAGATCGACGTGATGAGCGTCGCGGCCCTGCGCGCGACCTCGGCGTTCGACGTCGTCCTGTCCCCGGTCTGCCCGGTCGCGGCACCGCCCGCGGAGTGGGCGTCCCCGACGAACGACCCGGCCCGCCCGTTCGAGCACATCGCGTTCACCGTGCCGTACAACATGTCCGGCCAGCCCGCGGTGTCGCTGAACTGCGGTTACACCGACGACGGCCGGCCGATCGGCCTCCAGATCGCCGGCCGCCGCTTCGACGACCTCGGCGTCCTCCGCGCCGCCGCGGCGTACGAACGGCTCCGGCCGCCGCAGCGGCCCTGGCCGATCGGGTAG